A single region of the Gorilla gorilla gorilla isolate KB3781 chromosome 1, NHGRI_mGorGor1-v2.1_pri, whole genome shotgun sequence genome encodes:
- the LOC101135462 gene encoding nucleophosmin-like, translated as MDMDMSPLRPQNYLFGCELKADKDDHFKVDNDENEHQLSLRTVSLGAGTKDELHIVEAEAMNYEGSPIKVTLATLKMSAQPTVSLGGFAITPPVVLRFKCGSGPVHISGQHLVAVEEDAESEDEEEEDVKLLSISGKRSAPGGGSKVPQKKVKLAVDEDDDDDDDDDDFDDEEAE; from the coding sequence ATGGACATGGACATGAGCCCCCTGAGGCCCCAGAACTATCTTTTTGGTTGTGAACTAAAGGCTGACAAAGATGATCACTTTAAGGTGGATAATGATGAAAATGAGCACCAGTTATCTTTAAGAACGGTCAGTTTAGGGGCTGGTACAAAGGATGAATTGCACATTGTTGAAGCAGAGGCAATGAATTACGAAGGCAGTCCAATTAAAGTAACACTGGCAACTTTGAAAATGTCTGCACAGCCAACGGTTTCCCTTGGGGGCTTTGCAATAACACCACCAGTGGTCTTAAGATTTAAGTGTGGTTCAGGACCAGTGCATATTAGTGGACAGCACTTAGTAGCTGTGGAGGAAGATGCAGAGTcagaagatgaagaggaggaggatgtgAAACTCTTAAGTATATCTGGAAAGCGGTCTGCCCCTGGAGGTGGTAGCAAGGTTccacagaaaaaagtaaaacttgctgttgatgaagatgatgatgatgatgatgatgatgatgattttgatGATGAGGAAGCTGAATAA
- the LOC101135100 gene encoding LOW QUALITY PROTEIN: MICOS complex subunit MIC19-like (The sequence of the model RefSeq protein was modified relative to this genomic sequence to represent the inferred CDS: inserted 1 base in 1 codon; substituted 1 base at 1 genomic stop codon) yields MGGTTSTRRVTFEADENENITVVKGVRLSENVIDRMKESSPSGSKSQRYSGAYGASVSDEELKRRVAEELALEQAKKXSEDQKRLKQXRELDRERAAANEQLTRAILRERISSEEERAKAKLLARQLEEKDRVLKKQDAFYKEQLARLEKRSSEFYRVTTEQYQKAAEEVEAKFKRYESHPVCADLQAKTLQCYRENTHQTLKCSTLATQYTHCVSHAKQSMLEKGG; encoded by the exons ATGGGTGGGACCACCAGCACCCGCCGGGTCACCTTCGAGGCGGACGAGAATGAGAACATCACCGTGGTGAAGGGCGTCCGGCTTTCGGAAAATGTGATTGATCGAATGAAGGAATCCTCTCCATCTGGTTCGAAGTCTCAGCGGTATTCTGGTGCTTATGGTGCCTCAGTTTCTGATGAAGAATTGAAGAGAAGAGTAGCTGAGGAGCTGGCATTGGAGCAAGCCAAGAAATAATCTGAAGATCAGAAACGACTAAAGC CCAGAGAGCTGGACCGAGAGAGGGCTGCTGCCAATGAGCAGTTAACCAGAGCCATCCTTCGGGAGAGGATATCTAGCGAGGAGGAACGCGCTAAGGCAAAGCTCCTGGCTAGGCAGCTGGAAGAGAAAGACCGAGTGCTAAAGAAGCAGGATGCATTCTACAAAGAACAGCTGGCTAGACTGGAGAAGAGGAGCTCAGAGTTCTACAGAGTCACCACTGAACAGTATCAGAAAGCTGCTGAAGAGGTGGAAGCAAAGTTCAAGCGGTATGAGTCTCATCCAGTCTGTGCTGATCTGCAGGCCAAAACTCTTCAGTGTTACCGTGAGAACACCCACCAGACCCTCAAATGCTCCACTCTGGCCACCCAGTATACGCACTGTGTCAGTCATGCCAAACAGAGCATGCTTGAGAAGGGAGGATAA